In one window of Ferriphaselus amnicola DNA:
- a CDS encoding PAS domain S-box protein has product MMNEPQDSMQDLRMFKQALDQHAIVSIADASGRITYVNDKFCQISQYVRAELLGQNHRLLKSGVHNASFFDDMWLTIASGQTWQGEICNRNKSGELYWVETTITPSLDENGLPYQYVSVRTEITQLKQIESALAQSKAELEIRVKQRTAELEQTKHTLEADVLARKQIMGKLFYFKSVLDHSQDALFIFDADTLRMIYLNHSAETWFGFSKSELMQMPAPQSEQLMPFLANSEMVTTLRANGNEDITLDTEYQRKDGSRFSVELALKLVTGNNGKAVLVSIVRNIEWRKIAYQEQRESYAAVQVLNRELEEAQSHLMQSEKMASIGQLAAGVAHEINNPIGYVYSNLGTLEKYVLDTFALLDLYERAETAISDGEVRAQLKFAKDALDITFLKEDLHALMEESKDGITRVKKIVQNLKDFSHVDATDEWGISNLHQGLDSTLNIVNNEIKYKAEVAKEYGTIPEVECLASQLNQVFMNLLVNAAHAIEEHGTITVRTGQQGNEVWVEVADTGKGIKPEHLKKIFDPFFTTKPIGKGTGLGLSLAYGILQKHHGRIEVRSEVGKGTTFRVSLPSRQPPDATSENGTTHEVVR; this is encoded by the coding sequence ATGATGAATGAACCGCAAGACTCCATGCAGGATCTGCGCATGTTCAAGCAAGCGCTGGATCAGCACGCCATCGTCAGCATCGCGGATGCAAGCGGAAGGATCACTTACGTCAACGACAAGTTCTGCCAGATCAGCCAATACGTGCGGGCGGAGCTACTCGGGCAGAATCACCGCCTGCTCAAATCCGGCGTACATAATGCGTCGTTCTTCGACGACATGTGGCTGACCATTGCCAGTGGACAGACTTGGCAAGGGGAAATCTGCAATCGCAACAAGAGCGGCGAGCTGTACTGGGTCGAGACCACCATTACGCCCAGCCTAGACGAGAACGGGCTGCCCTACCAATACGTTTCGGTACGCACCGAGATCACGCAGCTCAAGCAAATTGAAAGTGCGCTTGCCCAAAGCAAGGCGGAGCTGGAAATCCGCGTCAAACAAAGAACCGCCGAGCTGGAGCAGACCAAACACACACTGGAAGCTGACGTGCTGGCGCGCAAGCAGATCATGGGCAAACTATTCTACTTCAAGAGTGTGCTCGATCACTCACAAGATGCCCTATTCATCTTCGATGCGGACACCTTGCGAATGATCTATCTAAACCACAGCGCCGAGACTTGGTTCGGTTTCAGCAAGAGCGAGTTGATGCAGATGCCTGCACCGCAAAGCGAGCAACTGATGCCCTTCCTCGCGAACAGCGAAATGGTCACCACTTTACGTGCCAACGGCAATGAGGACATCACGCTGGATACGGAATACCAGCGCAAGGATGGCAGTCGATTTTCAGTCGAGCTAGCATTGAAACTGGTGACAGGAAACAACGGTAAAGCCGTATTGGTATCCATTGTACGTAACATCGAGTGGCGCAAAATCGCCTATCAGGAGCAACGCGAGAGTTATGCGGCAGTGCAAGTGCTGAACCGCGAGCTGGAAGAGGCCCAGAGCCATCTGATGCAATCGGAAAAGATGGCTTCGATTGGTCAGCTAGCCGCCGGCGTAGCACACGAGATCAACAACCCCATCGGCTACGTCTATTCCAACCTAGGCACATTGGAAAAATATGTGCTGGACACCTTTGCCCTGCTCGACCTGTATGAGCGAGCCGAAACAGCTATCAGCGACGGCGAGGTACGCGCCCAACTCAAGTTTGCCAAAGATGCGCTGGACATCACCTTTCTCAAAGAGGATCTGCACGCGCTGATGGAGGAATCCAAGGACGGCATCACCCGCGTCAAAAAGATCGTACAGAACCTGAAAGACTTCTCGCATGTCGATGCCACCGACGAGTGGGGCATTTCTAATCTGCATCAGGGGCTGGACAGCACCTTGAACATCGTCAACAACGAGATCAAATACAAAGCCGAGGTGGCCAAGGAATACGGCACCATCCCCGAGGTGGAGTGTTTGGCCTCGCAATTGAATCAGGTGTTCATGAATCTACTGGTGAATGCGGCCCATGCCATCGAAGAGCATGGCACCATCACCGTTCGCACCGGCCAACAAGGCAATGAAGTTTGGGTGGAAGTCGCCGATACGGGCAAGGGTATCAAACCAGAGCATCTGAAGAAGATTTTTGATCCCTTTTTCACCACCAAGCCGATCGGCAAGGGCACGGGGTTGGGCTTATCACTGGCTTACGGCATCCTGCAAAAGCATCACGGACGGATCGAGGTGCGCAGTGAAGTCGGCAAGGGTACGACCTTCCGGGTCTCACTGCCGAGCAGGCAGCCCCCAGATGCAACAAGCGAAAATGGAACGACACATGAGGTGGTTAGATGA
- a CDS encoding HDOD domain-containing protein, protein MMSPTIDKQELFSKLHQLPSLPLIVQEVIASFNDADMDTTSLTKKIAQDQGLSAKVLRVANSPFYGLPRKVGSIQEAITILGFDCVRSLVLSASVAKTFAGAPNSTFDRLAYWQRCFRVATYSKALASCLRVDQKMAFTAGMFYDIGLLVLDLCIPEQFAALLQQQATSNLPLIEIEQAGLGFGHAEIGAEIIRRWNFPLEIEQVTRYWQQPELQTTFVPLVCVVHVAALLENGVNGDELVAKLGATWCGRMQITWERIEACLPPPEQLDAASSLAKSS, encoded by the coding sequence ATGATGTCCCCGACCATCGACAAACAGGAGTTGTTCTCCAAACTCCACCAACTCCCCTCTTTACCACTGATCGTGCAGGAGGTAATCGCCAGCTTCAATGATGCCGATATGGATACCACCTCGCTGACGAAGAAGATCGCTCAAGATCAGGGTTTGAGCGCTAAGGTGTTGCGGGTGGCAAACTCACCGTTCTATGGCTTGCCGCGTAAGGTCGGTTCGATACAGGAAGCCATTACGATATTAGGATTCGACTGCGTCCGTTCCCTCGTATTGTCGGCCAGTGTAGCCAAGACCTTTGCGGGTGCGCCCAACAGCACATTCGATCGCCTTGCCTATTGGCAACGATGCTTCCGTGTGGCGACCTACTCCAAAGCACTGGCAAGCTGCCTACGCGTAGATCAAAAGATGGCCTTCACGGCAGGCATGTTCTACGACATCGGATTACTGGTGCTGGATCTATGCATCCCGGAACAGTTCGCCGCGCTGTTACAACAGCAAGCGACCTCGAATCTACCCTTGATCGAGATAGAGCAGGCGGGTCTCGGCTTCGGCCATGCCGAGATCGGTGCGGAGATCATTCGGCGCTGGAACTTCCCACTGGAGATCGAACAGGTCACTCGGTACTGGCAACAGCCGGAGCTACAGACGACCTTCGTCCCCTTGGTTTGTGTAGTTCATGTGGCCGCATTATTGGAAAACGGAGTGAACGGCGATGAGCTGGTGGCAAAACTGGGCGCCACATGGTGTGGCCGGATGCAGATCACGTGGGAGCGCATCGAGGCCTGCCTACCTCCGCCGGAACAACTGGATGCCGCGTCTAGCCTAGCAAAATCGAGCTAA
- a CDS encoding diguanylate cyclase, giving the protein MTLRRKRYWFTVSTSLVLIVLFSVVTIQSFSYFSQDTIREQARMTAEMLRISLTEQMRTGVISERETLFKRLRTIPGLVDVRVMRGEPVIQQFGPGIDGEKPRLDMEKRVLATGQWEEQFVQEKGNTIYRITIPYIASSTTSLNCLQCHNVPEGSINGAVTLGFSLDNMQHTELLAISPIILLLIVFGLCLGYFLKKLFQPMVATVEQLKSVVENAETGDFSGRISAASKDEIGDIALHTNTLMAALEQSIGKISSRIQSLGEHTRREGDRNNLLEHTVRIVDEMVGATRFKLAVENDLDLDEIYARLHLVLKQHFGLKHFSYYQVENNGKNLKPVFVEGLAQPSELWCDPEILVNAEVCRSKRIAACVSSVDAPQICNRFCGNAKGMGELVHICIPVMLSGHVGGVLQIVLTEDERRQHADIEQTAQLYLNQVAPVIEARHLMQSLKNTAMRDPMTGLYNRRFIEDYIDSLTASILRQKSNLGILMCDVDFFKQVNDNYGHDVGDQIIKGLAEIIKKAIRASDLAIRFGGEEFMILLPDTDAEGCMLLAERIRLALKENIFQTPQGPLKKTLSIGFAVFPQDGKGFWECVKYSDIALYHAKEHGRDQSVMFTAEMWTGTDQY; this is encoded by the coding sequence ATGACACTCAGAAGAAAACGCTACTGGTTCACCGTCAGCACATCATTGGTATTGATCGTGCTTTTCTCCGTTGTCACCATCCAGTCATTCAGCTACTTCAGTCAGGACACCATACGTGAACAGGCTCGAATGACAGCTGAGATGCTGCGCATCTCGCTGACCGAGCAGATGCGCACCGGTGTGATCTCGGAACGGGAGACGCTGTTCAAACGCTTGCGCACCATCCCCGGCTTGGTCGATGTCCGAGTCATGCGCGGCGAGCCGGTGATCCAGCAGTTCGGCCCCGGCATCGATGGCGAGAAGCCACGGCTGGATATGGAGAAGCGGGTGTTGGCCACTGGGCAATGGGAGGAGCAGTTCGTCCAGGAAAAAGGCAACACCATCTACCGCATCACCATTCCCTACATAGCCAGCAGCACCACCTCGCTGAACTGCTTGCAATGCCACAATGTGCCGGAAGGCAGCATCAATGGTGCGGTGACACTGGGATTCTCGCTTGACAACATGCAGCACACCGAGCTGCTCGCGATCTCTCCGATCATCCTGCTGCTGATCGTTTTCGGTCTGTGTCTGGGCTATTTCCTCAAGAAACTGTTCCAGCCCATGGTTGCCACGGTGGAGCAACTCAAATCAGTCGTCGAGAATGCCGAGACCGGCGACTTCAGTGGCCGGATCAGCGCCGCCAGCAAAGATGAGATCGGAGACATCGCCCTCCACACCAACACCCTGATGGCTGCGCTGGAGCAAAGCATAGGCAAGATCTCCAGCCGTATCCAGTCGCTGGGAGAGCACACCCGCCGCGAGGGTGACCGCAACAATCTGCTGGAACATACCGTGCGCATCGTCGATGAGATGGTCGGCGCGACACGCTTCAAACTGGCGGTGGAGAACGACTTGGATCTCGACGAGATCTACGCGCGCCTGCATCTGGTGCTGAAGCAGCATTTCGGACTCAAGCACTTCTCCTACTATCAGGTGGAGAACAACGGCAAGAATCTGAAACCCGTGTTCGTGGAAGGCCTAGCCCAACCCAGTGAGCTATGGTGCGATCCCGAGATCCTAGTCAACGCAGAAGTCTGCCGCAGCAAGCGCATCGCAGCCTGCGTCTCCAGCGTGGACGCTCCGCAGATATGCAACCGTTTTTGCGGCAATGCCAAAGGGATGGGCGAATTGGTGCACATCTGTATTCCCGTCATGCTTTCCGGGCATGTCGGCGGAGTCTTACAGATTGTTCTGACCGAAGACGAACGTCGGCAACATGCAGACATCGAACAGACCGCACAGCTCTACCTCAATCAGGTCGCCCCCGTGATCGAAGCGCGTCATTTGATGCAATCGCTGAAAAACACGGCAATGCGCGACCCGATGACCGGACTGTATAACCGTCGTTTCATCGAAGACTACATCGACAGTCTGACCGCCAGCATCCTGCGCCAGAAGAGCAATCTGGGGATATTGATGTGTGACGTGGATTTCTTCAAACAGGTGAATGACAACTACGGACACGATGTGGGCGATCAAATCATCAAAGGACTGGCCGAGATCATCAAGAAAGCGATACGCGCCTCTGATCTAGCCATCCGCTTCGGCGGCGAAGAATTCATGATCCTGCTGCCGGACACGGATGCCGAGGGCTGCATGTTGCTAGCCGAACGCATCCGACTGGCGCTCAAGGAGAACATCTTCCAGACCCCGCAAGGGCCGCTCAAGAAAACGCTTTCTATCGGTTTCGCCGTCTTCCCGCAGGATGGTAAGGGTTTCTGGGAGTGTGTGAAGTATTCCGATATCGCCCTCTATCATGCCAAAGAGCATGGCCGTGATCAGAGCGTCATGTTCACGGCAGAGATGTGGACTGGGACGGATCAGTATTGA
- a CDS encoding ATP-binding protein: MSLERLKQLTWIYDLHRLGQDAVATEDTSSVYQRLLQHIVGGFEAESGSLALLNHKNNHLTIVAGIDLPSGVIGRQIPLGEGVLGWVVKENTPLLLNGDASSDSRFRRNRENRSPAAATSAMCWPLKIDGSSIGGISVNRSISATVSMNRTGDKPPFTEADLDAGSTLLDMVSLALSNIQLHIEQKRRLESLHRLNLQLAEAQSHLMQSDKMASIGQLAAGVAHEINNPIGYVYSNLGTLEKYVQDTFALLDLYEQAETAISDPTLRTQLTVAKDKLDLEFLKEDLQSLMAESKDGITRVKKIVQNLKDFSHVDTNDEWHFSNLHQGLDSTLNIVNNEIKYKAEVIKEYGIIPEVECLSSQLNQVFMNLLVNAAHAIEAHGTITVRTGQQEDKVWVEVADTGKGIKPELLQKIFDPFFTTKPIGKGTGLGLSLSYGILQKHHGRIEVRSEIGKGTTFRVSLPIKQPQAVLATTK, from the coding sequence ATGTCTCTGGAACGATTGAAGCAACTCACTTGGATCTATGACCTGCATCGTTTGGGACAGGATGCCGTCGCCACAGAAGACACCTCTTCCGTTTATCAACGGCTGTTGCAACATATCGTCGGAGGATTTGAAGCTGAAAGCGGGTCCCTCGCTTTGCTGAATCACAAGAACAACCACCTGACCATCGTTGCGGGAATCGACCTTCCTAGCGGAGTGATCGGACGACAAATCCCCTTGGGCGAAGGCGTGCTGGGCTGGGTCGTCAAGGAGAACACCCCCCTCTTACTCAATGGTGACGCATCCAGTGATTCGCGCTTTCGGCGCAATCGCGAGAATCGAAGTCCCGCTGCAGCCACCTCAGCGATGTGCTGGCCACTGAAGATCGATGGCAGCTCCATAGGTGGCATCTCCGTAAATCGTTCGATCAGCGCGACAGTCAGCATGAATCGAACTGGAGACAAACCGCCATTCACAGAAGCTGACCTCGATGCAGGCTCGACCCTGCTGGATATGGTCAGCTTGGCGCTATCCAACATTCAACTACATATCGAACAAAAGCGACGACTGGAAAGTCTGCACCGGCTTAACCTGCAACTAGCAGAAGCTCAAAGTCACCTGATGCAATCGGACAAGATGGCCTCGATCGGCCAGTTGGCGGCGGGTGTAGCACACGAGATCAACAACCCCATCGGCTATGTCTATTCCAATCTAGGCACGCTGGAAAAGTACGTGCAAGATACCTTTGCTCTGCTCGACCTGTATGAACAGGCAGAGACCGCAATTTCTGACCCGACCCTACGGACGCAATTAACCGTAGCAAAAGATAAGCTTGACCTCGAATTCCTCAAAGAAGATCTGCAATCACTGATGGCTGAGTCCAAAGATGGCATCACCCGCGTCAAGAAGATCGTGCAGAACCTGAAGGATTTCTCACACGTCGATACCAACGATGAGTGGCATTTCTCCAACCTCCATCAAGGACTGGACAGCACCCTGAACATTGTCAACAACGAGATCAAATACAAGGCTGAAGTAATCAAGGAATACGGCATCATCCCCGAAGTGGAATGCCTGTCTTCGCAACTGAATCAGGTATTCATGAATCTGCTGGTGAATGCCGCCCATGCCATTGAAGCCCATGGCACCATCACCGTTCGCACCGGCCAACAGGAGGATAAAGTTTGGGTCGAAGTGGCCGATACTGGCAAGGGCATCAAACCCGAACTCTTACAGAAGATCTTTGATCCGTTCTTCACCACCAAACCCATCGGCAAGGGCACCGGGCTGGGGCTATCGCTCTCCTACGGCATCCTGCAAAAACACCACGGACGGATCGAAGTACGCAGTGAGATCGGCAAAGGCACGACCTTCCGCGTCTCACTCCCGATCAAACAGCCACAGGCTGTGCTAGCAACAACAAAATGA
- a CDS encoding PAS domain S-box protein, translating to MFTIDGVSQVFDYLGEGQPKFEGVFQYLMVCVLMGVALWVRLAVAPLDAGLQYLTLFPAVTLSAVIFGFRAGLFAVFIGICIATFIFVPPYYTISLHSVEVALWSNTVFLVDGLIVSLVVGAMHRYQEKLETAVKKFERAGEYLRDSQADLHRAQSMGKIGNWRLDVRHNQLNWSDENYRIFGIPVGNPLTYDNFLSIVHPDDRDYVDRMWQAALHGEPYDIEHRIIVNGAVRYVRENALLEFGESGELLGGFGTTQDITQSRLREMEYQGIIQTISEGFWFCDTTGRILEVNDSYCRMVGYTREEMLKMRIQDIEASESPQEVAKHIQRIVEVGHDLFETRHRRKNGELIDFEISVNRSASRNDAIVVFARDITDRVKRNELRLIEIKQQRDVLIREVHHRIKNNLQGVVGLLRQHVSEHPNLAEVVDVIIGRIYSIAIIHGLQAQEMSEEVGLSPLMNLIIDASGTAVEYHDDLTHSLMLSRDEAVPIALVLNELFTNAGKHRSKQSTVAVRLEERGSHVIITLSNLFDARLTDEIKDGQGLSLVRSLLPRNSATLTMREAEGVFTAELDLAPPVVIHKQFDTQ from the coding sequence ATGTTTACCATAGATGGTGTTTCACAAGTCTTTGATTACTTAGGTGAGGGTCAGCCGAAGTTCGAGGGGGTTTTCCAGTATCTGATGGTGTGCGTACTGATGGGGGTGGCACTTTGGGTGCGCCTGGCAGTTGCGCCGCTCGATGCGGGGCTGCAATACCTGACACTCTTTCCGGCGGTCACGCTGTCCGCCGTTATCTTTGGATTTCGTGCCGGTCTGTTCGCCGTGTTCATTGGGATTTGCATTGCTACATTCATTTTTGTGCCGCCTTATTACACGATTTCGCTGCACTCCGTAGAAGTGGCCTTGTGGTCGAACACGGTATTTCTGGTGGATGGGTTGATCGTGAGTCTAGTTGTGGGGGCTATGCATCGCTATCAGGAGAAGCTGGAGACTGCGGTCAAGAAGTTCGAGCGGGCAGGAGAATATCTTCGGGATAGTCAGGCGGATCTGCATCGTGCTCAGAGTATGGGGAAAATTGGAAACTGGCGTCTGGATGTGCGCCATAATCAGTTGAACTGGTCGGATGAAAATTACAGGATATTTGGCATTCCGGTTGGCAACCCTTTGACTTATGATAATTTCTTGTCGATTGTTCACCCCGATGATCGGGATTATGTTGATCGGATGTGGCAAGCGGCATTGCATGGTGAGCCTTATGACATCGAACATCGTATCATCGTGAATGGCGCGGTTAGGTATGTTCGGGAGAATGCACTGTTGGAGTTCGGTGAGTCGGGGGAGTTGCTCGGTGGATTCGGAACGACTCAGGACATTACTCAGAGTAGGCTGCGGGAGATGGAGTATCAGGGCATCATTCAAACCATCTCAGAAGGCTTCTGGTTCTGTGATACGACGGGTCGAATACTGGAAGTTAACGATAGCTATTGTCGGATGGTTGGTTATACACGCGAAGAGATGCTGAAGATGCGCATCCAAGATATTGAGGCTAGTGAGTCTCCACAAGAGGTTGCCAAGCACATACAACGAATCGTCGAAGTGGGGCATGATCTTTTTGAAACGCGACATCGCCGAAAAAACGGCGAATTGATTGACTTTGAGATCAGTGTCAACCGTTCGGCATCTCGCAATGATGCCATCGTTGTCTTTGCGCGCGACATTACCGATCGAGTCAAACGGAATGAGTTGCGCTTGATTGAGATCAAGCAGCAAAGGGATGTGTTGATACGCGAAGTGCATCATCGGATCAAGAATAACCTGCAGGGTGTGGTGGGACTACTGCGCCAGCATGTATCTGAGCATCCTAATCTGGCTGAAGTCGTGGATGTCATCATCGGTCGCATCTACTCGATTGCCATCATTCACGGACTGCAAGCGCAAGAGATGTCGGAAGAGGTTGGGCTGAGTCCGCTAATGAACTTAATCATCGATGCCTCTGGTACAGCGGTGGAGTATCACGATGATTTGACACATTCGCTCATGTTGAGTCGAGATGAGGCGGTGCCGATAGCGCTGGTGTTGAATGAGTTGTTCACCAATGCGGGCAAACACCGTAGCAAGCAAAGTACTGTTGCGGTGAGATTGGAGGAGAGGGGCAGTCACGTCATCATCACCCTATCCAATTTGTTTGATGCGAGACTCACCGATGAGATCAAGGATGGGCAAGGATTGAGTCTGGTTCGGTCGTTACTGCCACGAAATTCTGCAACTTTGACTATGCGGGAAGCGGAGGGTGTTTTTACGGCAGAGCTTGATCTTGCTCCGCCTGTGGTCATCCATAAGCAATTTGATACCCAATAA
- a CDS encoding response regulator yields MERTILLVDDDENITSSLVRLLRRDGYSILRANSGQEGLAVLAQHKVGVIISDQRMPGMTGTEFLTKVRERYPDTVRVVLSGYTELNSVTDAINRGAVYKFLTKPWEDELLRANVDEAFQRHEMKIENARLARELQQANNALKQINLELEQRVERKAREIVHNLAALQVSQEMLEVMPVAALGIDNTGMIVAANQMARLLFAKNIETSSLLGEMAATIIPESLLSWASSRLHLRDEEARTFDIAGNDARCWCRSMGEFSRSNGVLLVIDAGIQPPSKER; encoded by the coding sequence ATGGAACGTACGATATTGCTGGTCGATGATGATGAAAACATCACCTCCTCGCTGGTTAGGCTGTTGCGCCGCGATGGTTACAGCATCCTGCGCGCCAACAGCGGTCAGGAGGGTTTGGCCGTATTAGCGCAACACAAGGTAGGTGTGATCATTTCCGACCAGCGCATGCCGGGAATGACCGGGACGGAGTTTCTGACCAAAGTCCGCGAACGCTATCCCGATACCGTACGCGTCGTACTGAGCGGCTATACCGAATTGAATTCGGTCACAGACGCCATCAATCGTGGTGCTGTCTATAAGTTCCTCACCAAACCGTGGGAAGATGAACTGTTGCGCGCCAATGTTGATGAAGCGTTCCAGCGCCACGAAATGAAGATCGAGAATGCGCGATTGGCACGCGAGCTACAACAGGCCAACAATGCACTTAAACAGATCAATCTGGAGCTTGAGCAACGTGTAGAGCGCAAGGCACGCGAGATCGTGCATAACCTCGCAGCACTCCAAGTTTCGCAAGAGATGCTTGAAGTCATGCCCGTAGCCGCTCTCGGCATCGACAATACAGGCATGATCGTTGCCGCTAATCAGATGGCTCGCCTGCTCTTTGCTAAGAACATAGAGACCTCGTCATTGCTCGGTGAAATGGCCGCAACGATCATTCCAGAATCGTTATTAAGCTGGGCATCATCAAGGTTGCACCTGCGGGACGAGGAGGCCAGAACATTTGACATCGCGGGAAATGATGCCCGTTGCTGGTGTCGATCGATGGGTGAATTCTCACGCTCGAATGGCGTGCTGCTGGTCATTGATGCGGGCATCCAGCCCCCATCGAAAGAGAGATGA